Proteins encoded within one genomic window of Raineyella fluvialis:
- a CDS encoding amino acid ABC transporter substrate-binding protein/permease, producing MRHILDRQRRAPAVVALVSLLLMLASPFARAATPAPNPNNKPAQGKHYVVGTDTTFAPFEFRSESGEMVGIDMDLLRAVAKDQGFSVEIRSLGFDAAVQALQSKQVDAVMAGMSITDARKKVFDFSDAYYDSGVQFAAPKASSVAKLEDLRGKRVAVKTGTAGADYADSVKGQYGFTTVAFSQTADMVNDVTAGSSAAYVDDYPVVAYSIQQGAPMKLVGDKAPAGSYGVAVNKGTDPELIEAFNQGLANLRANGQYDQILAKYLGAQGTTQRSGFFALLADTFPTLMKGLAITAAAAALSIAIAMVLGIAFGFLKVSGNPLLNAIASVYVWIFRGTPVLVQVFFFYFGIPAVTGVTLTALTAGVLTLSLNAGAYMTEIVRGGIQGVDRGQMEAARSLGLPYMKSMTKVVLPQAIKIMTPSFINQFIITLKDTSLLAVIGLAELTYMGQQIIARNFRSFEMWLIIGVIYFIVIGLLTVASNTVDKRFNK from the coding sequence ATGCGACACATCCTCGATCGGCAACGCCGGGCTCCCGCTGTGGTGGCCCTGGTGTCGCTGTTGCTCATGCTCGCCTCCCCGTTCGCGCGTGCCGCGACCCCCGCGCCGAACCCGAACAACAAGCCGGCGCAGGGCAAGCACTATGTCGTCGGCACCGACACCACGTTCGCCCCGTTCGAGTTCCGCTCCGAGAGCGGCGAGATGGTCGGCATCGACATGGACCTGTTGCGTGCCGTCGCGAAGGACCAGGGCTTCTCCGTGGAGATCCGTTCCCTCGGCTTCGACGCCGCGGTGCAGGCGCTGCAGTCCAAGCAGGTGGACGCCGTGATGGCCGGCATGTCGATCACAGACGCCCGCAAGAAGGTCTTCGACTTCTCCGACGCGTACTACGACTCGGGCGTGCAGTTCGCCGCGCCAAAGGCATCCTCCGTGGCAAAGCTGGAGGACCTCCGGGGCAAGCGTGTCGCCGTGAAGACCGGCACCGCCGGCGCCGACTATGCCGACTCGGTCAAGGGGCAGTACGGCTTCACCACGGTGGCGTTCTCCCAGACCGCCGACATGGTCAACGACGTGACCGCCGGCAGCTCCGCCGCGTACGTGGACGACTACCCGGTGGTGGCCTACTCGATCCAGCAGGGCGCACCGATGAAGCTGGTCGGCGACAAGGCCCCCGCCGGGTCGTACGGCGTCGCGGTCAACAAGGGCACTGACCCCGAACTGATCGAGGCCTTCAACCAGGGCCTGGCCAACCTGCGCGCCAACGGCCAGTACGACCAGATCCTGGCGAAGTACCTCGGGGCCCAGGGCACGACCCAGCGCTCCGGCTTCTTCGCGCTGCTGGCCGACACGTTCCCGACCTTGATGAAGGGGTTGGCGATCACCGCCGCCGCGGCCGCCCTGTCGATCGCCATCGCGATGGTCCTCGGCATCGCCTTCGGCTTCCTCAAGGTCTCCGGCAACCCGCTGCTCAACGCCATCGCCTCGGTCTACGTCTGGATCTTCCGCGGCACCCCGGTGCTGGTGCAGGTGTTCTTCTTCTACTTCGGCATCCCGGCCGTCACCGGGGTGACGCTCACCGCCCTCACCGCCGGCGTGCTGACGCTCAGCCTGAACGCCGGCGCGTACATGACCGAGATCGTCCGCGGTGGCATCCAGGGCGTCGACAGGGGTCAGATGGAGGCCGCGCGGTCCCTCGGACTGCCGTACATGAAGTCCATGACCAAGGTCGTACTGCCGCAGGCGATCAAGATCATGACGCCCTCCTTCATCAACCAGTTCATCATCACCCTCAAGGACACCTCGCTGCTCGCCGTCATCGGCCTGGCCGAGCTGACCTACATGGGCCAGCAGATCATCGCGCGGAACTTCCGCTCGTTCGAGATGTGGCTGATCATCGGCGTCATCTACTTCATCGTGATCGGTCTGCTGACCGTCGCGTCCAACACGGTCGACAAGAGGTTCAACAAGTGA
- a CDS encoding amino acid ABC transporter ATP-binding protein has protein sequence MAERKDVIVVKDLAKSFGDNHVLHDVDLTIKEGEVVAIIGPSGAGKSTFLRCLNKLEEVSSGHVVVNGHDLTSKDTDLDVVRQDIGMVFQHFNLFPHMSVLENVMLAPVELRRASREDARQQAKALLARVGLAEKVDARPDQLSGGQKQRVAIARALAMKPDIMLFDEATSALDPEMVGEVLAVIRTLAEQGMTMVLVTHEMGFAREVADRVLFMADGVIKEEGTPEEIFERPRDPRTQDFLSKVL, from the coding sequence CTGGCCGAGCGCAAGGACGTCATCGTGGTCAAGGACCTCGCCAAGTCCTTCGGTGACAACCACGTCCTCCACGACGTCGACCTGACCATCAAGGAGGGCGAGGTCGTCGCGATCATCGGCCCCTCCGGCGCCGGCAAGTCCACCTTCCTGCGCTGTCTGAACAAGCTGGAGGAGGTCAGTTCCGGCCACGTCGTGGTGAACGGCCACGACCTGACGTCGAAGGACACCGACCTCGACGTCGTCCGCCAGGACATCGGGATGGTCTTCCAGCACTTCAACCTGTTCCCGCACATGTCGGTGCTGGAGAACGTCATGCTCGCGCCGGTCGAGCTGCGCCGGGCATCGCGTGAGGACGCTCGTCAGCAGGCCAAGGCGTTGCTGGCCCGGGTCGGGCTGGCCGAGAAGGTGGACGCGCGCCCGGACCAGTTGTCCGGCGGGCAGAAGCAGCGGGTGGCCATCGCCCGGGCACTGGCGATGAAGCCCGACATCATGCTCTTCGACGAGGCCACCAGCGCCCTCGACCCGGAGATGGTCGGGGAGGTGCTGGCGGTGATCCGTACGCTCGCCGAACAGGGTATGACGATGGTGCTGGTCACCCACGAGATGGGCTTCGCCCGCGAGGTGGCCGACCGGGTGCTCTTCATGGCCGACGGAGTGATCAAGGAGGAGGGCACTCCGGAGGAGATCTTCGAGCGGCCGCGCGATCCGCGGACCCAGGACTTCCTCAGCAAGGTCCTCTGA
- a CDS encoding alpha/beta fold hydrolase — MNQLPVWDGPVHDIPEGIDTVVEAMNGTRLCLQVFGAPDAPLQLHLEGHGAQLISLSREFCVELAGRGFRVVRVDNRDAGRSQKFPGQQYDLTAMADDVAGLIEVFGGEPATICGRSMGGMVAQLAALRHPGLVGALGLFYTGPRSRRATGTTQPAPTPTSSGEDEWVEDFVNAVLPLGGSLYPYDPNALIRLGHRLYARDHDPEGEARQEAAMAATPDWSTELGRVGVPTAILHGDEDEVIPLSEAEDLHRLIPHSTMRVLWGMGHGQPPQLDTVFVDTCADLGRRAAGSGHEG, encoded by the coding sequence ATGAACCAACTGCCGGTATGGGACGGGCCCGTGCATGACATCCCCGAGGGGATCGACACGGTGGTGGAGGCGATGAACGGCACCCGGTTGTGCCTCCAGGTCTTCGGCGCGCCGGACGCCCCGCTGCAGCTCCACCTGGAGGGTCACGGTGCGCAGCTGATCAGTCTGTCCCGCGAGTTCTGCGTCGAGCTGGCCGGGCGGGGGTTCCGGGTGGTGCGGGTCGACAACCGCGACGCCGGCCGCTCGCAGAAGTTCCCCGGGCAGCAGTACGACCTCACGGCGATGGCGGACGACGTCGCGGGACTCATCGAGGTCTTCGGAGGGGAGCCGGCGACGATCTGCGGCCGCTCGATGGGCGGGATGGTCGCCCAGTTGGCCGCTCTGCGCCATCCCGGGCTCGTCGGGGCCCTGGGCCTGTTCTACACGGGCCCGCGGAGCCGCCGAGCCACCGGGACGACCCAACCGGCTCCCACGCCGACGTCTTCCGGGGAGGACGAGTGGGTCGAGGACTTCGTCAACGCCGTCCTGCCGCTGGGTGGCTCGCTCTACCCGTACGATCCGAACGCGCTGATCCGGCTCGGACACCGCCTGTATGCCCGCGACCACGATCCCGAGGGCGAGGCCCGCCAGGAGGCGGCGATGGCCGCCACCCCCGACTGGTCGACCGAACTCGGGCGGGTGGGAGTCCCCACCGCGATCCTGCACGGGGACGAGGACGAGGTCATCCCGCTCTCCGAGGCGGAGGACCTGCACCGCCTCATCCCGCACAGCACGATGCGGGTGCTGTGGGGGATGGGACACGGCCAGCCACCCCAGCTGGACACCGTCTTCGTGGACACGTGCGCCGACCTGGGGCGCCGGGCGGCCGGGTCCGGCCACGAGGGCTGA
- a CDS encoding DUF7168 domain-containing protein yields the protein MSAGTSAGFEALRRDVHGPDPAVWAEETEELYAAEDRLIRWVEDRSVRLDGTTWIPEQDPLFRDVKEVARFCEAACDRLGVPRVEVRARKGPTRAEYRSELMEIAVPTAEVGGGWALRGIVVVHELAHHLVVVGGKQEGGPHGASFRLRMIHALDLLGFPTQSKLLGLALATDHEAPEQLVWRERIAAILRQAEATTHRAEAETFMSRAQELATRHAIDLALLQAHDLASGGAAEAAELPEETAVVIGRPGQRWLRLYCTLFMAVARANDVEFLLARDSTRMYAHGMPSDIAMTVALYESLRAQMVASAARWMATGAWKHETTDRWDGRRVEEQPVHWSTAKTSFYEGFIVSIGERLAESRRRTEEAATRATRAARTGAGAGASGARGTSAGGPSGSEVQSTAVVLAAKREQVRAFHEQVCDRLRPRRWRGNDRGPSGWSEAGARAGREAGRRAAVGRARGSCLAEVPRRRTAHSRRSASPTPRR from the coding sequence ATGAGCGCAGGTACCAGCGCGGGTTTCGAGGCGCTACGAAGGGACGTCCATGGTCCCGATCCGGCGGTCTGGGCCGAGGAGACCGAGGAGCTGTACGCCGCCGAGGACCGACTGATCCGCTGGGTGGAGGACCGCAGCGTACGACTCGACGGCACCACCTGGATCCCCGAGCAGGATCCACTCTTCCGTGACGTCAAGGAGGTGGCGCGCTTCTGTGAGGCGGCCTGCGACCGGCTCGGGGTGCCCCGGGTGGAGGTCCGTGCCCGCAAGGGGCCGACCAGGGCCGAGTATCGCTCGGAGCTGATGGAGATCGCCGTGCCGACGGCCGAGGTCGGCGGCGGATGGGCGCTGCGCGGGATCGTGGTGGTCCACGAGTTGGCCCACCACCTGGTCGTCGTCGGCGGGAAGCAGGAGGGCGGCCCGCACGGCGCGTCGTTCCGGCTGCGGATGATCCACGCGTTGGACCTGCTGGGCTTTCCCACCCAGTCGAAGCTGCTGGGTCTCGCCCTGGCGACCGACCACGAGGCGCCGGAGCAACTCGTGTGGCGCGAGCGGATCGCCGCCATCCTCCGCCAGGCGGAGGCGACGACGCACCGCGCGGAGGCGGAGACGTTCATGAGCCGGGCCCAGGAGCTGGCCACCCGGCACGCCATCGACCTCGCCCTGCTCCAGGCCCACGATCTCGCGTCCGGAGGGGCGGCTGAGGCGGCCGAGCTGCCGGAGGAGACCGCCGTCGTCATCGGCCGGCCCGGTCAACGATGGCTGCGGCTCTACTGCACCCTCTTCATGGCGGTCGCCCGGGCCAACGACGTGGAGTTCCTGCTCGCCCGCGACTCCACCCGGATGTACGCCCACGGGATGCCCTCCGACATCGCGATGACGGTCGCCCTCTACGAGTCGCTACGCGCCCAGATGGTTGCCTCCGCGGCGCGGTGGATGGCCACCGGGGCGTGGAAGCACGAGACCACCGACCGCTGGGACGGCCGCCGGGTCGAGGAACAGCCGGTGCACTGGTCGACCGCGAAGACGTCCTTCTACGAGGGTTTCATCGTCTCGATCGGCGAGCGGCTGGCCGAGTCCCGGCGACGCACCGAGGAGGCCGCGACCCGGGCCACCCGGGCCGCCCGAACGGGGGCCGGCGCCGGGGCGTCCGGCGCCCGCGGCACCTCGGCGGGGGGACCGTCCGGGAGTGAGGTCCAGAGCACCGCCGTGGTCCTGGCCGCCAAGCGGGAACAGGTGCGGGCCTTCCACGAGCAGGTGTGCGATCGCTTGCGGCCGCGCCGGTGGCGGGGCAACGATCGCGGACCGTCGGGCTGGTCCGAGGCCGGGGCCCGAGCCGGGCGGGAGGCCGGGCGCCGCGCGGCTGTCGGGCGCGCGCGGGGGAGCTGTCTCGCTGAGGTACCGCGGCGGCGCACCGCACACTCGCGAAGATCGGCCTCGCCGACCCCCCGCCGTTAG
- a CDS encoding thioredoxin domain-containing protein codes for MANRLAGAISPYLLQHAGNPVDWWPWGPDAFAEARRRGVPILLSVGYASCHWCHVMAHESFEDEQTARFINEHFVAVKVDREERPDVDALYMNATQALSGQGGWPMTVFATPEGEPFQAGTYYPPEPRHGLPSLRQLLEAVARAWAEQREGIIQSAHEVVDHVENATALTAAMIPATLGTEDVETAWERLLPEYDPVHGGFGKAPKFPTAMVHEALLRMAESPVLPRHVREQAADMALDSLEAMARGGICDQIGGGFHRYSVDAQWVVPHFEKMLYDNALLLPAYAHAATLAEGPRKALFTRVADDLVDWLVREMTTPEGAFAAGLDADSQDPLGQSSEGEYYIWNPAQIQQVMGDDDYRDTLRMFQVTDPGTFEGYASTLQLPLDPEEFGPGGLRLYHRARAVLREVREHRAEPGRDDKVVASWNGWMIAGLVRASRWLDRPAWLMAARRAAEVVRDVHVVDGRLRRVSRDGVVSDAPGVLDDHGAVAEAFGLLAEVTGDTAWADHAKALVATAEDHFSAGDGGWWDTADDAGGLWMRPRALDDNATPSGVAAMVAALRQLTRVTGEESYDARADRAVRTQAQLMRSAPRFAGMALADTVGRLV; via the coding sequence ATGGCGAACAGACTGGCCGGCGCGATCAGCCCCTACCTGCTCCAGCACGCGGGTAACCCGGTGGACTGGTGGCCCTGGGGTCCGGATGCCTTTGCGGAGGCCCGTCGACGCGGCGTGCCGATCCTGCTCTCCGTCGGTTATGCCTCCTGCCACTGGTGCCACGTGATGGCGCATGAGTCGTTCGAGGACGAGCAGACCGCCCGGTTCATCAACGAGCACTTCGTCGCCGTCAAGGTGGACCGTGAGGAGCGCCCGGACGTCGACGCGCTGTACATGAACGCAACCCAGGCCCTCAGCGGGCAGGGCGGCTGGCCGATGACGGTGTTCGCCACTCCTGAGGGTGAGCCGTTCCAGGCCGGCACCTACTACCCGCCCGAGCCCCGCCACGGCCTGCCGAGCCTTCGTCAGCTGCTCGAGGCCGTGGCCAGGGCCTGGGCCGAGCAGCGGGAGGGCATCATCCAGTCGGCGCACGAGGTCGTGGACCACGTGGAGAACGCGACCGCCCTCACCGCCGCGATGATCCCGGCCACGCTCGGCACCGAGGACGTCGAGACTGCCTGGGAACGCCTGCTGCCGGAGTATGACCCGGTGCACGGTGGTTTCGGCAAGGCACCGAAGTTCCCGACCGCGATGGTGCACGAGGCACTGCTCCGCATGGCCGAGTCCCCTGTCCTGCCCCGCCATGTCCGTGAGCAGGCCGCGGACATGGCCCTCGACTCCCTGGAGGCGATGGCCCGGGGCGGGATCTGTGACCAGATCGGCGGGGGATTCCACCGTTACAGCGTCGACGCGCAGTGGGTGGTGCCGCACTTCGAGAAGATGCTCTACGACAACGCGCTGCTGCTGCCGGCCTACGCCCATGCGGCCACGCTTGCCGAGGGGCCGCGGAAGGCGCTCTTCACGCGGGTGGCCGACGACCTGGTCGACTGGCTGGTCCGGGAGATGACCACGCCCGAGGGCGCTTTCGCCGCCGGCCTCGACGCGGATTCGCAGGATCCGCTGGGTCAGTCCAGCGAGGGCGAGTACTACATCTGGAACCCCGCCCAGATCCAGCAGGTGATGGGCGACGACGACTACCGCGACACGCTACGGATGTTCCAGGTCACCGACCCGGGGACGTTCGAGGGGTACGCCTCCACACTCCAGCTGCCGCTGGATCCGGAGGAGTTCGGTCCCGGCGGCCTACGGCTCTATCACCGGGCGCGGGCGGTGCTGCGGGAGGTGCGCGAGCATCGCGCCGAGCCGGGCCGCGACGACAAGGTCGTCGCGTCCTGGAACGGGTGGATGATCGCAGGGCTCGTGCGGGCCTCGCGGTGGCTGGATCGCCCCGCATGGCTGATGGCCGCCCGGCGGGCCGCCGAGGTCGTCCGCGACGTGCACGTCGTCGACGGGCGCCTGCGGCGGGTCAGCCGGGACGGTGTCGTGTCCGACGCGCCCGGGGTCCTCGACGACCACGGAGCGGTGGCCGAGGCGTTCGGGCTGCTCGCCGAGGTGACCGGGGACACCGCCTGGGCCGACCACGCCAAGGCCCTGGTGGCGACCGCCGAGGACCATTTCTCGGCCGGCGACGGGGGCTGGTGGGACACCGCCGACGACGCCGGCGGCCTGTGGATGCGTCCCCGCGCCCTCGACGACAACGCCACGCCGTCAGGGGTGGCCGCTATGGTGGCTGCGCTGCGCCAGCTCACCCGGGTGACCGGGGAGGAGTCGTACGACGCCCGAGCGGACCGGGCCGTGCGGACCCAGGCGCAGCTGATGCGTTCGGCTCCGCGGTTCGCGGGCATGGCGCTGGCCGACACGGTCGGCCGGCTCGTCTGA